The proteins below are encoded in one region of Sminthopsis crassicaudata isolate SCR6 chromosome 1, ASM4859323v1, whole genome shotgun sequence:
- the PRRC1 gene encoding protein PRRC1: MMEESGIETTPPGTPPPTAAGKIFTTSTTAIPLDWKKSFSSTYTTPMQSLPPQTFSTTVPSFAPMKSSVPLSFVPPSPVSSVSAASPPVCVVPPPLSLSTATVFSSDAPPRFSPFPKSTASVTVTPPPPAGPPTSGFSVDSVYDITRGHAGRTPQTPLMPSFSAPSVTVPAPISQQASLTSVPQGTGSGSAITFPEEHEDPRLASVQNESAGGIWGFIKGVAGNPMVKSMLDKTKHSVESMITTLDPGMAPYIKSAGELDIVVTSNKEVKIAAVRDAFQEVFGLAVVTGEAGQSNIAPQPVGYAAGLKGAQERIDNLRRSGVIHEKQPAVSVENFIAELLPDKWFDIGCLIIEDPLHGIHLETFTQATPVPLEYVQQAQNLTPEDYNLKWSGLLVTVGEVLEKNLVHINRTDWHVAFTGMSRRQMIYSAAKAIAGMYKQHLPPRTT; the protein is encoded by the exons ATGATGGAAGAGAGTGGAATAGAGACAACTCCACCTGGAACACCCCCACCAACTGCTGcaggaaaaatatttacaacatcTACTACTGCTATCCCTCTAG attggaagaagtcattttcttctacttataCAACCCCAATGCAATCCTTACCACCACAAACATTCTCTACAACTGTGCCATCATTTGCTCCTATGAAGAGTTCAGTTCCTTTGTCTTTTGTACCACCTTCACCagtttcttctgtttctgctgCCTCACCTCCTGTTTGTGTAGTTCCACCTCCCCTTTCCTTATCAACTGCTACAGTCTTCAGTAGTGATGCCCCTCCCCGGTTTTCACCTTTTCCTAAAAGTACTGCTTCAGTCACTGTTACTCCCCCTCCTCCTGCGGGTCCTCCTACATCAGGATTTTCTGTTGATTCAGTCTATGACATCACGAGGGGTCATGCAGGAAGAACTCCCCAGACACCTTTGATGCCATCATTTTCTGCACCATCTGTTACag TGCCAGCTCCAATTTCTCAACAAGCCAGTTTAACATCTGTGCCACAAGGAACTGGAAGTGGTTCAGCTATCACTTTCCCCGAGGAACATGAAGATCCTAGATTGGCGAGTGTTCAGAATGAATCTGCTGGTGGTATCTGGGGTTTTATTAAG GGTGTGGCTGGAAATCCTATGGTGAAATCCATGCTTGATAAAACTAAACACTCAGTAGAAAGCATGATTACTACGCTGGACCCAGGCATGGCTCCTTATATCA AATCTGCAGGTGAACTAGATATTGTAGTAACCTCaaataaagaggtaaaaattGCTGCTGTCCGAGATGCCTTCCAGGAAGTCTTTGGTTTAGCTGTAGTAACAGGAGAAGCTGGCCAGTCCAACATTGCACCACAACCAGTGGGCTATGCAGCTGGATTAAAA GGGGCCCAAGAGCGTATAGACAATTTACGTCGTTCTGGTGTGATTCATGAAAAACAGCCTGCTGTGTCTGTAGAAAACTTCATTGCTGAATTGCTACCTGACAA ATGGTTTGACATTGGCTGTTTGATAATTGAAGATCCTCTCCATGGCATTCATCTAGAAACATTTACACAAGCTACACCAGTGCCTTTGGAATATGTACagcag GCTCAAAATCTCACCCCCGAGGACTATAATTTAAAATGGTCAGGCCTTTTGGTAACTGTGGGTGAAGTGCTTGAGAAAAACTTGGTACATATCAACCGAACTGATTGGCATGTAGCTTTCACTGGCATGTCTCGGAGACAAATGATCTACAGCGCTGCCAAAGCAATTGCAGGCATGTATAAGCAACACTTGCCACCCAGGACCACTTGA